The Microcoleus sp. FACHB-831 genome segment CGGGAAGAGAAAGGATTTGCCTTCTTCTCTTCCCCAGCCTCCATTACCAAATACTAAGTCCAAGCACGGAAGAAGGTATTATCTTGCCAAGCGGCGAGGGTGCGTTGTTCGATTTGCGCGATCGCACTCTCATCTAGCGGTTTAAAAGCTCTGGCCACATTTACGTTAGATTCTAATTGAGCTACCGTCTCCGCCGCGATAACGCAACAATGCACTCCCGGTTGCGATAGTGTATATCCCATCGCCTGATGCATTCCGTCAAGTACGCCAGCTTTAAATAAACGTCCGTAAGCTGGAACTTTCATTGCAATAACGCCTATATTTTTCTCGCGAGCTAATTGCAACACTGAGGTAATAAAGGGACGGGGATGATGCTTTTCTGCGGCATTAATGGGAATTAAAGTTGTATCAAAATTATACCGCCGTAAACCTTCAGCGATGATAGTTGGTTCGTGGTGTCCTGTAATGCCAGTAAAGCGAATAAGCTTTTGCTCTTTTGCCTCTTCGACGGCTTTAATTGCGCCTTTCGAGCTAAATATAGTATCGATTTCTTGTTGAAGAGAAACGTGGTGTAGTTGCCACAAATCGAGGCGATCTGTTTTAAGACGTTTGAGCGATCGCTCTAATTCTCGCCAAGCACCATCTCTATCCCTAGCTGATGTTTTGCTTGCCAAAAATATCTTCTCGCGATGCGGCGGCAGAACTTTTCCTAAATAATCTTCACTCGGCCCGTATTCAGAAGCTGTGTCAAAATATTTAATGCCCAATTCTAGCGCACGTTCGATAATTGCCACAGCATCTCGCTCGTGGTTATCCCATGATAACGGCGTCTGACCCGCACCACCCAAACCAAAAATAGGCACGCGCACGCCAGTGTTGCCTAACACTCGTTCTGGCATTGCTGAAGGTATAGCCTGGGATTTTTGTGCAGATGTCAGATTTTGTTTTAACGCCGTACCGCCGACAATTCCACCAGCAACAGCAACGCTGGAGACAATAAACTTCCGTCGTGTCGTTTTTCGGGTCATGTTAAAGCTTCCCTTGGCTAATGGGGAAATACAATTTTGGCACGAGCGCTTCTGCCAAAACATCTATCTTAATGATGCCCTGTCTGGTATTGTTACTTATCAGGAACCGGGTTAGATTTTTGTAGCGCCGCGATCGCGGTATTTCGCACTAAACTTGTTGTGGAAAACTTCTGTTTACCTTCGCGCGATCGCCATGCAAAAATTTATCACCCAGTTACGAGTCCGCTACCACGAAATGGATGCACTCGGACACGTCAACAACGCCGTTTACCAACATTATCTAGAACAAGCCGCCGTTGAACACTCAGAACATCTCGGCTTAACGATGGAACGCTACAAAGAATTAAACGGCGTTTTCCTAATGCGACGGATCGAGATGGAATATCTCCGTTCAGCCGTTGCGGGTGATACTCTCGAAGTTACCACATGGCTGCAAGAAATGCGCGGCCCTCGTGCCATCCGTCGCTACGAAATCCGCAAACA includes the following:
- a CDS encoding aldo/keto reductase, with the protein product MTRKTTRRKFIVSSVAVAGGIVGGTALKQNLTSAQKSQAIPSAMPERVLGNTGVRVPIFGLGGAGQTPLSWDNHERDAVAIIERALELGIKYFDTASEYGPSEDYLGKVLPPHREKIFLASKTSARDRDGAWRELERSLKRLKTDRLDLWQLHHVSLQQEIDTIFSSKGAIKAVEEAKEQKLIRFTGITGHHEPTIIAEGLRRYNFDTTLIPINAAEKHHPRPFITSVLQLAREKNIGVIAMKVPAYGRLFKAGVLDGMHQAMGYTLSQPGVHCCVIAAETVAQLESNVNVARAFKPLDESAIAQIEQRTLAAWQDNTFFRAWT
- a CDS encoding thioesterase family protein, which produces MWKTSVYLRAIAMQKFITQLRVRYHEMDALGHVNNAVYQHYLEQAAVEHSEHLGLTMERYKELNGVFLMRRIEMEYLRSAVAGDTLEVTTWLQEMRGPRAIRRYEIRKQGDDQILVTAEATWVWVDMTAMRPKAIPKVLIDAFEQANQPNLAS